From a single Pleurodeles waltl isolate 20211129_DDA chromosome 8, aPleWal1.hap1.20221129, whole genome shotgun sequence genomic region:
- the LOC138249527 gene encoding processed variable antigen-like, with product MGKTENCRERGEMATTKNKRERRKMGNTENSRERGEMDTTKKSIERRKMGNTENSRERGEINTTKNSRKRRKMGNTENSRERGEMDTTKNSRKRRKMGNTKNRSKRRKMGNTENSRKRGEMDNTKNSRERGEMGKTENSRERGEMDTTKNSRKRRKMGNTENSRE from the coding sequence ATGGGCAAGACAGAGAACTGCAGAGAACGAGGGGAAATGGCCACTACAAAGAACAAAAGAGAACGGAGGAAAATGGGCAATACAGAGAACAGCAGAGAACGAGGGGAAATGGACACTACAAAGAAGAGCATTGAACGAAGGAAAATGGGCAATACAGAGAACAGCAGAGAACGAGGGGAAATAAACActacaaagaacagcagaaaacgaaggaaaatgggcaATACAGAGAACAGCAGAGAACGAGGAGAAATGGACActacaaagaacagcagaaaacgaaggaaaatgggcaATACAAAGAACCGCAGTAAACGAAGGAAAATGGGCAatacagagaacagcagaaaacgagGGGAAATGGACAATACAAAGAACAGCAGAGAACGAGGGGAAATGGGCAAGACAGAGAACAGCAGAGAACGAGGGGAAATGGACActacaaagaacagcagaaaacgaaggaaaatgggcaATACAGAGAACAGCAGAGAATGA